A section of the Alkalihalobacillus sp. LMS39 genome encodes:
- a CDS encoding HAD-IIA family hydrolase: MKDYKTYIFDIDGTIVKQDEEVPGAIELVAYLKKQGKEVLYATNNPVTTKERIATRLNLLGFLVNANQIITPLDALELYFQESAIQPLFYGLVSQEVMTELQQRGFLFSSSDNEKVTHVLLGMNKQLTYQHFCEALFLLDQGAELLLLNGDLYCPVPKGRVPDSGALSFVLTAYMDERPDSVGKPTKWMQRTILNRITTENRDCLFIGDSLQSDIQIGHAMGMDTCLVESGISDFRRKVSHSTITPTFIMKNCEQLQCFIQKTKESSDV; the protein is encoded by the coding sequence GTGAAAGATTATAAGACTTACATATTTGATATTGATGGGACCATCGTAAAACAAGATGAAGAAGTTCCCGGTGCCATCGAGCTCGTAGCTTATTTAAAAAAGCAGGGGAAGGAGGTATTATATGCAACGAATAACCCAGTCACAACGAAGGAACGCATCGCAACAAGGTTAAACTTGCTTGGGTTTTTGGTGAATGCGAATCAAATTATTACTCCGTTAGATGCGTTAGAGCTTTATTTTCAAGAGAGTGCCATTCAACCGCTCTTTTATGGGCTAGTATCACAAGAAGTAATGACAGAGTTACAGCAGCGTGGTTTTTTGTTTAGCTCATCCGATAACGAGAAAGTGACCCATGTATTGCTCGGGATGAATAAACAACTAACCTACCAGCATTTTTGTGAAGCACTTTTTTTACTAGACCAAGGAGCTGAGCTATTGTTGTTAAATGGAGATTTATATTGTCCCGTACCTAAGGGGCGAGTACCTGATAGCGGGGCGCTTAGTTTTGTACTCACAGCTTATATGGATGAACGACCCGATTCAGTTGGGAAGCCTACGAAATGGATGCAACGAACTATTCTCAATCGCATTACTACAGAAAATCGGGACTGTTTATTTATTGGAGACTCTCTTCAATCAGATATTCAAATTGGACATGCGATGGGGATGGATACTTGTTTAGTGGAGTCTGGGATTTCTGACTTTAGAAGAAAAGTCTCTCATTCTACGATTACTCCAACCTTTATTATGAAGAATTGTGAGCAATTACAGTGTTTTATTCAAAAAACAAAGGAGAGTAGCGATGTTTAA
- a CDS encoding glycerol-3-phosphate responsive antiterminator, which produces MFNKREVIASVHNEIALQRALELDEVKTIFLINGDILTLQENIKHIREFDKRLFLHFDTIQGLSTDVKGVNYAAEILKPDGILSTRGHVIQHAKKLGLLTIQRLFLIDTTALHSGVRSIKQSNPDAVEAMPGLMPRVISELCSHIGQPVVAGGLVKEDYEVEQALDAGAVAVSLSDISYWKKKGV; this is translated from the coding sequence ATGTTTAATAAACGAGAGGTTATTGCGAGTGTCCATAATGAAATAGCGTTACAAAGAGCGCTTGAATTAGATGAAGTAAAAACAATTTTTCTCATTAATGGTGACATTCTAACACTGCAAGAAAATATCAAGCATATTCGTGAATTCGATAAGAGACTATTTCTTCACTTTGATACTATACAAGGTTTGTCCACCGATGTGAAAGGGGTGAATTATGCTGCAGAAATTCTAAAGCCGGATGGAATTTTAAGTACAAGAGGACATGTTATTCAGCATGCAAAAAAGCTAGGGTTATTGACCATTCAACGGTTGTTTCTAATCGATACAACAGCATTACATTCAGGAGTGAGAAGTATTAAGCAAAGTAATCCTGATGCAGTTGAGGCCATGCCAGGTTTAATGCCGCGTGTCATAAGTGAGCTTTGTTCACATATTGGCCAACCTGTTGTTGCAGGTGGCTTAGTAAAGGAAGATTATGAAGTTGAACAAGCATTAGATGCTGGGGCAGTAGCTGTTTCACTAAGTGACATATCATATTGGAAGAAAAAAGGAGTGTAA